The DNA region AAATCCGCCAGCGGCCGGATCGCCGGCCTGAACCCTCCACTAATAATCATCGGCGTCCACCCCCGCGCCACCAGCCCACTGATCGTCGCCCGCGCCGTCGGCTCGATCGTTTCAATATACCGCCGCCCCACCGCCTCCACCTCCGCTCGCGTCGGCCGGATGATCTCCAACCGACGCCCGAAAACCGCCTCTACCGCGATCTTCCCATCCATCGCCTCATTCGTCATCGCCTCTACCTGACGAAAAATCCCCGGCCCTTTCACCCGGCCCAATTCGTCGATGCCCTCGATGGACGAGAGCGTGCTGTCACAGTCAAAAATGATCAGGTTAAGCGAGGACACAGCGCAGACCAAACGCGACGTAACCGCACTAGCGCAACCCGGATTTCCCATCACCGGAATCGCCTGGGTTTCATGGCTCACGAACGCCTGCCCGAAACGTAGGCCAGCGAACTCACTCGCGCTCCGCCTGACTGCTCGCCCGACAATCCATCGACCAGCTCGCCTGACCCTTACTATTGCTTATCTACTTAAATTGCCGGGCTTTATCGTATCCAACTCACGCTAAATCTCACTCCTGCGGGAACCACTCGCCCGATCACGAATCTCTTTAGCCGCTTGATGCTTTGTGTTTTGCGCATGTTTTTTATGCCTTTTTTAAGAAAAACCCCGTCTCGCGGGTTGACGTAATCGTAGAGCTGAAAATTACTTAGAGAAATCCAAACCCGCATCCAATAAGGATACCCAACATGTCCACCAACCTGACCAAACGAGAAATCGTCCTCGAAATTTATGAGAAGACCGGCTTCCCCCAAAAGGAAGTGGTCGCCACGGTCCAGATGACCCTCGACATCGTCATGAAGGCCCTCGCCGAAGGCCGTAACGTCGAACTCCGCAACTTCGGCGTCCTCGAAGTTCAAAAGCGTAAGTCGCGCATCGGCCGCAACCCGAACAAGCCCGAAGCCGAAGTCGTCATCCCCGAGCGCGCCGTCGTTAAGTTCAAGTCCGGCAAGATCCTCAAACAGCTCCTCAAGAAGCTGGATATCGCCACGCTCTAAGCGGCAACCATCGCCCGCTGAAATTTTCAGCCGGACCTTCACGGGTCCGGCTTTTTTATTCCTTTGGAGGGACGACCTCCGTGTCGTCCGTCTGACATCCGCTCGCTTGCGGCGCGCAAATCCTCCCGCCCTCACGCCGACCACTCGGGAAATTTTATTCGCCCTGCCCCGCCCCGATTCCCAACGTCTGCCCTCCCATGGCCACGTTCCAGACACTGCCCGGTTTCCGTGAGTTCTATCCCGACGCCCTCGCGCGCCGGAATCACCTCTTCCGCCTCTGGCGCCAGACCGTGCACACCTTTGGCTTCGCCGAATACGACGCCCCCGTCCTCGAACCGCTCGAACTCTACAAAACGAAGTCCGGCGACGAGATCGAAGCCCAGCTCTTCAGCTTCACGGATAAAGGCGGCCGCGAAGTCGCGCTCCGTCCCGAGATGACGCCCACCGTCTGCCGCCTCGTCGGCGAAAAAGCCTCCTCGCTCAAGCGCCCGATCAAGTGGTTCAGCATCGCCGAATTCTACCGCTACGAGCGCATGCAAAAAGGCCGTGGCCGCTGCTTCT from Nibricoccus aquaticus includes:
- a CDS encoding HAD-IB family phosphatase is translated as MSSLNLIIFDCDSTLSSIEGIDELGRVKGPGIFRQVEAMTNEAMDGKIAVEAVFGRRLEIIRPTRAEVEAVGRRYIETIEPTARATISGLVARGWTPMIISGGFRPAIRPLADLLGIARVEAVDLFFDAAGAYRGFDEKYPTTRSGGKPEVIQQLRAELKPARVVMVGDGVSDLETKPVVDLFVGFGRYVVREKVRAGAGKFIVSLDGLNSLL
- a CDS encoding HU family DNA-binding protein, whose translation is MSTNLTKREIVLEIYEKTGFPQKEVVATVQMTLDIVMKALAEGRNVELRNFGVLEVQKRKSRIGRNPNKPEAEVVIPERAVVKFKSGKILKQLLKKLDIATL